Proteins from a single region of Candidatus Binatia bacterium:
- the nuoL gene encoding NADH-quinone oxidoreductase subunit L, with protein MMHHTLGVTGAYPLVVALWLLPLAGAVICWAFGPQLRTLAGWLVSALVGASFVLALLSWGAATRNAGGALGAHQPLFAWMPGFDFGLLLDPLSLLWTFIITGVGFLIIFYSIGYMDGDVAFARFFAYMSFFVFAMLTLVLQDNFVGLLVGWGLVGLASYFLIGFWFERPSAVAAARKAFVMNVVGDVGMMFAIFLIFASVHSIGFGDAFAAAGTYGPALLFAICVALFIGAAAKSAQVPLHTWLPDAMEGPTPVSALIHAATMVTAGVYLVARCAPLWQGSVSAQMLVGTIGGLTALLGAILGTAQWDIKRILAYSTMSQIGYMIMGVGVGAYEGGIAHFFTHAFFKAQLFLGAGIVIHALGAEQDVRKMGGLWKRMPFAFWVMLTGVLTICGVPGFSGFFSKDAIIYGVLQHGHPWLYAVGVVTAGITAYYMFRLLFIAFLGDYRGDADPNAHHPHAPAWIMNAPVAVLVVPSVAIGGALMAGGENSAWSRFFAPLFGSVATAGAPAISEAATSAIVFVLVVAGFAVAWLRYATPAAQADATQRLQRETSRMPAILTNLFYFDDAINLIFVRPAQLLGAAAGRVLDPRVFDGAVRDVVFWARWLGALVRSFQTGLVRTYALILVFGAACFIVYYAIAGAAR; from the coding sequence ATGATGCATCATACGCTTGGCGTGACCGGCGCCTATCCGCTCGTCGTCGCGCTGTGGCTGCTGCCGCTGGCCGGCGCCGTGATCTGTTGGGCGTTCGGACCGCAGCTGCGCACGCTCGCGGGGTGGCTGGTCTCGGCGCTGGTCGGCGCGTCGTTCGTCCTGGCCCTGCTCTCCTGGGGCGCAGCTACGCGGAACGCGGGCGGCGCACTCGGCGCGCATCAGCCTCTCTTTGCGTGGATGCCGGGGTTCGATTTCGGGCTGCTGCTCGATCCGCTGTCGCTGCTCTGGACGTTCATCATCACCGGCGTCGGATTTCTGATCATCTTCTATTCGATCGGCTACATGGACGGCGACGTCGCGTTCGCGCGGTTCTTCGCATATATGAGTTTCTTCGTGTTCGCGATGCTCACGCTCGTCCTGCAGGACAACTTCGTCGGCCTGCTCGTCGGTTGGGGCCTCGTCGGCCTCGCGTCGTATTTCTTGATCGGCTTTTGGTTCGAGCGCCCGAGCGCCGTCGCGGCGGCGCGCAAGGCGTTCGTGATGAACGTCGTCGGCGACGTCGGCATGATGTTCGCGATCTTCCTGATCTTCGCGAGCGTGCATTCGATCGGGTTCGGCGATGCGTTTGCGGCCGCCGGGACCTACGGCCCTGCCCTGCTGTTCGCGATCTGCGTGGCGCTCTTCATCGGTGCCGCCGCCAAGTCGGCGCAGGTGCCGCTGCACACCTGGTTGCCGGATGCGATGGAGGGTCCGACGCCGGTGTCGGCGCTGATCCACGCCGCGACGATGGTCACGGCCGGCGTCTATCTCGTCGCGCGCTGCGCGCCGCTCTGGCAGGGGAGCGTGAGCGCGCAGATGCTCGTAGGAACTATCGGCGGGCTCACGGCGCTGCTCGGTGCGATTCTCGGCACGGCGCAGTGGGACATCAAACGGATCCTCGCCTACTCCACGATGTCGCAGATCGGCTACATGATCATGGGCGTCGGCGTGGGCGCGTACGAGGGCGGCATAGCGCACTTCTTCACGCACGCGTTCTTCAAGGCGCAGCTCTTCTTGGGCGCGGGCATTGTCATCCACGCGCTCGGCGCCGAGCAAGACGTCCGCAAAATGGGCGGACTCTGGAAGCGGATGCCGTTCGCGTTCTGGGTGATGCTCACGGGCGTGCTCACGATCTGCGGCGTTCCGGGCTTCAGCGGGTTCTTCTCGAAGGACGCGATCATCTACGGCGTGCTGCAGCACGGGCATCCGTGGCTCTACGCCGTCGGGGTCGTCACGGCGGGCATCACCGCGTACTACATGTTCCGTCTGCTCTTCATCGCGTTTTTGGGCGATTATCGCGGCGATGCCGATCCGAACGCGCATCACCCGCACGCGCCGGCGTGGATCATGAACGCGCCGGTCGCCGTGCTGGTCGTTCCGAGCGTTGCAATCGGCGGCGCGTTGATGGCCGGCGGCGAGAACTCGGCCTGGTCGAGATTTTTCGCGCCGCTGTTCGGTTCGGTGGCGACCGCGGGCGCCCCGGCGATCTCCGAAGCCGCCACCTCAGCGATCGTGTTCGTGCTGGTCGTAGCCGGCTTCGCCGTTGCGTGGCTACGCTACGCCACCCCGGCCGCGCAGGCCGACGCGACGCAGCGTCTGCAGCGCGAGACGAGCCGGATGCCCGCGATACTGACAAACCTCTTCTATTTTGACGACGCGATCAACCTGATCTTCGTTCGCCCGGCGCAGCTGCTGGGCGCCGCGGCGGGGCGCGTCCTCGACCCGCGCGTGTTCGATGGAGCGGTGCGCGACGTCGTGTTCTGGGCGCGCTGGCTCGGCGCGCTCGTTCGATCGTTCCAGACCGGGCTCGTGCGCACGTACGCGCTGATTCTGGTCTTCGGCGCGGCCTGCTTTATCGTTTACTACGCCATCGCCGGAGCGGCGCGCTGA
- the nuoK gene encoding NADH-quinone oxidoreductase subunit NuoK, which translates to MAIPIGDYVALGAVMFFIGVIGVIVRRNPLIMLMSIELMFNAANLLLIAFARSWLQNVGQIFAFLVITVAAAEAAIGLAIIVTTFRPQKYVDVDDIRTLHG; encoded by the coding sequence ATGGCGATTCCGATCGGCGATTACGTCGCGCTGGGCGCCGTCATGTTCTTCATCGGCGTCATCGGCGTGATCGTCCGGCGCAATCCGCTGATCATGCTGATGAGCATCGAGCTGATGTTCAACGCTGCCAACCTGCTGCTCATCGCCTTCGCGCGCTCTTGGCTGCAGAACGTCGGGCAGATCTTCGCGTTTCTTGTCATCACCGTTGCCGCCGCCGAGGCCGCCATCGGTCTCGCGATCATCGTCACGACGTTCCGACCGCAGAAGTACGTGGACGTCGACGACATAAGGACGCTCCATGGGTAG
- a CDS encoding NADH-quinone oxidoreductase subunit J produces the protein MIAAFWVLAAIVVASAVWTISASKPVYSVVALLLNFAALAVLYLTLSAEFLAVIQIIVYSGAILVLFVFVIALLNSGVTPFASGPNRAPKIWVPGGILVAVAFAFVAYAITHAPRAIPPAAGAVGTAGVFGSIADFGKALFTVQLLPFEVTALILMVAVIGVITLGDEVMREPAPSDHRKADRAMREAILREGKG, from the coding sequence ATGATCGCGGCGTTTTGGGTGTTGGCGGCGATCGTCGTCGCGAGCGCCGTCTGGACGATCTCCGCGAGCAAGCCCGTCTATAGCGTCGTCGCCCTGCTGCTCAACTTCGCGGCGCTGGCCGTGCTCTATCTGACGCTCTCGGCAGAATTTCTCGCCGTGATCCAGATCATCGTCTACTCCGGCGCGATCTTGGTGCTGTTCGTCTTCGTCATCGCGTTGCTGAACAGCGGTGTTACGCCGTTTGCGTCCGGACCGAACCGCGCGCCGAAGATCTGGGTGCCGGGCGGCATCCTCGTCGCGGTGGCCTTTGCGTTCGTCGCCTACGCCATAACACACGCGCCGCGCGCGATTCCGCCCGCCGCCGGCGCCGTGGGGACCGCGGGCGTCTTCGGCAGCATTGCCGACTTCGGCAAGGCGCTGTTCACCGTGCAGCTGCTGCCGTTCGAGGTCACCGCACTGATCCTGATGGTTGCCGTCATCGGCGTCATCACGCTGGGCGACGAAGTGATGCGCGAGCCGGCTCCAAGCGACCACCGCAAGGCCGATCGCGCGATGCGTGAGGCGATCCTGCGCGAGGGCAAGGGCTGA
- the nuoI gene encoding NADH-quinone oxidoreductase subunit NuoI, producing MASKKRLYNVGAILKGLSITFGFMFRKRPTIPYPSRKKQHAPRFHGLHELRRYGDAKERCIGCELCSSVCPANAITVIGAENAPDDRRSPGERYAARYEIDELRCIFCGMCEEACPTDAIVLTPRFEMADYRRGSFIYAKDRLLVPPDAGTGPSPDERPGGIPGDLGRVAEIKATTDVERGYDATWRGEILKTQRKGLTLLREPPEK from the coding sequence ATGGCTTCGAAAAAGCGTCTCTATAACGTCGGCGCGATCCTAAAAGGGCTGTCGATCACTTTCGGATTCATGTTCCGCAAGCGGCCGACGATTCCGTATCCGTCCCGCAAGAAGCAACACGCCCCGCGCTTCCACGGCCTTCACGAGCTGCGCCGGTACGGCGACGCCAAGGAACGCTGCATCGGCTGCGAACTCTGCTCGAGCGTCTGTCCGGCCAACGCCATCACGGTCATCGGCGCGGAGAACGCTCCGGACGATCGCCGCTCTCCCGGCGAGCGCTATGCGGCCCGCTATGAGATCGACGAGCTGCGGTGCATCTTTTGTGGGATGTGCGAAGAAGCGTGTCCGACCGACGCGATCGTGTTGACCCCGCGTTTCGAGATGGCCGACTATCGCCGCGGCTCGTTCATCTACGCGAAGGACCGGCTTCTCGTGCCGCCGGACGCCGGAACCGGCCCTTCGCCGGACGAGCGTCCAGGCGGCATCCCCGGCGATTTGGGACGCGTCGCCGAGATCAAGGCGACGACCGACGTCGAGCGCGGCTACGACGCGACATGGCGCGGCGAGATCCTGAAGACGCAGCGCAAGGGGCTCACGCTGCTGCGTGAGCCGCCGGAGAAATGA
- the nuoH gene encoding NADH-quinone oxidoreductase subunit NuoH — MPAGIVVLIKSALLLFVVVTSFAYAMLVERKVLGWMQLRPGPNRVGPWGLLQPAADAAKLMLKEDLMPETADRLLYKLAPFISLVTAFSVYAVIPFGSSSSGTWAIGNVNAGILLILAITSLGVYGICLGGWASGSKYPLLGSVRSTAQMISYELAMALSFIGVLILAGTTSLDGIVHAQIRWWFVLPQFVGFLIYIITAVAETNRAPFDLVEAETELVAGFHTEYSGLRFGLFFIAEYVNMLTVSCIATLLFFGGWNAPFGLTAVPSVVWFVIKVACFMFFYMWLRATLPRLRYDRLMAFGWKVLLPVATLNLIVTAVVVAYRG, encoded by the coding sequence ATGCCCGCGGGGATCGTTGTGTTGATCAAGTCGGCGCTCTTGCTGTTCGTCGTTGTGACGTCGTTTGCGTACGCGATGCTCGTGGAGCGCAAGGTGCTGGGCTGGATGCAGCTGCGGCCGGGACCGAATCGAGTCGGGCCGTGGGGGCTGCTGCAGCCGGCTGCCGACGCGGCCAAACTGATGCTCAAGGAAGACTTGATGCCCGAGACCGCGGATCGCCTCCTCTATAAGCTCGCGCCGTTCATCTCGTTGGTTACCGCGTTTTCGGTCTACGCGGTGATTCCGTTCGGCTCGTCGTCGAGCGGGACGTGGGCGATCGGCAACGTCAACGCCGGCATACTCTTGATCCTGGCGATCACGTCGCTGGGGGTCTATGGCATCTGTCTTGGGGGCTGGGCCTCGGGATCGAAATATCCGCTGCTGGGCAGCGTGCGCTCGACGGCGCAGATGATCAGCTACGAGCTCGCGATGGCCCTGTCGTTCATCGGCGTGTTGATCCTCGCCGGCACGACCTCGCTCGACGGCATCGTGCACGCTCAGATTCGCTGGTGGTTCGTGCTGCCGCAGTTCGTCGGCTTCCTCATTTACATCATCACGGCCGTTGCCGAGACCAACCGCGCGCCGTTCGATCTCGTGGAGGCCGAGACGGAGCTGGTGGCCGGCTTTCACACGGAGTACTCGGGCCTGCGCTTCGGGCTGTTCTTCATCGCCGAGTACGTCAATATGCTGACCGTCTCGTGCATCGCGACGCTGCTCTTCTTCGGTGGATGGAACGCGCCGTTCGGCCTGACCGCCGTCCCCAGCGTCGTCTGGTTCGTCATCAAGGTTGCGTGCTTCATGTTCTTCTACATGTGGCTGCGCGCGACGCTGCCGCGGCTGCGCTACGACCGCCTGATGGCCTTCGGCTGGAAGGTGCTGCTGCCGGTGGCGACGCTCAATCTCATCGTCACCGCCGTCGTCGTGGCCTACCGGGGATAA
- a CDS encoding molybdopterin-dependent oxidoreductase, whose protein sequence is MINLTIDGVPVTVPQGTLLVEAAKTINQEIPIYCYHTKLGPAGLCRICMVEIEGMPKLQIACNTPAADGMVVHTCGERVEEARAVVLELFLVNHPLDCPICDKGGECDLQDYAMAYARGTSDVADPKLSKPKAVDLGPTIVLDEERCIVCQRCVRFDDIIADEQQLVVKERGARDIIATASGRPYRHNFTGNVTELCPVGALTSRTYRFKSRPWDLNRTKTTCTQCSVGCQQFADVRYGTLLRTMLVEDDPISDGWLCDRGRYNVGFYESPDRLTQPLYRKSGSFTQIGWDDAIILWAEAIRHAIAARGPASVGAIGGGRLTNEEAFALQHVFRALGVANLDWRAGLQRQATPGARGASLSAVDGAEVIVVAGEPPAERAPVFWLRLRKAALRNRARIVHARNADAAREAVRDATRVALIWDGVDPAIGKGYVQALSGVPELATFITGEQSNARGAEAMGMLPHSGPGYVPVPAGRDANAMFDAARAGEMAMLAILGANPVRNAADPEAVARALEHTPFVVVSELFMTDTAALATLVLPAKGAFEKYGTTTNLAGDLLPNNASLQAPDVALSDLEMLSALAEQLGAPLPAMGEIESAVIANVANPPRDFTLGDDRFADASTAISTGTSTSLSTGPNARRASKILSGGGTWLHDPWLARMREEVS, encoded by the coding sequence ATGATCAACCTCACGATCGACGGCGTGCCCGTAACGGTCCCCCAGGGGACGCTGCTGGTCGAGGCCGCCAAGACCATCAACCAAGAGATTCCGATCTACTGCTACCACACGAAGCTGGGACCGGCCGGACTGTGCCGCATCTGTATGGTTGAGATCGAGGGCATGCCCAAACTGCAGATCGCGTGCAACACCCCGGCGGCGGACGGCATGGTCGTCCACACGTGCGGCGAGCGCGTCGAGGAGGCGCGCGCGGTGGTGCTCGAGCTCTTTCTCGTCAATCATCCGCTGGACTGCCCCATCTGCGACAAGGGTGGCGAGTGCGATCTTCAGGACTATGCGATGGCGTACGCTCGCGGCACGTCCGACGTCGCCGATCCGAAGCTGTCTAAGCCCAAGGCCGTGGACCTCGGACCGACGATTGTCCTCGACGAGGAGCGGTGCATCGTCTGTCAGCGCTGCGTTCGCTTCGACGACATCATCGCCGACGAGCAACAGCTGGTCGTCAAGGAGCGCGGGGCGCGCGACATCATCGCAACCGCGAGCGGACGCCCCTACCGGCATAACTTCACCGGAAACGTGACGGAGCTGTGCCCCGTCGGCGCGCTGACGTCCCGGACGTACCGTTTCAAGTCGCGGCCGTGGGACCTGAATCGGACGAAGACGACCTGCACGCAGTGCTCGGTCGGGTGCCAACAGTTCGCGGACGTGCGTTACGGAACGTTGCTACGGACTATGCTGGTGGAAGACGATCCGATCTCCGACGGCTGGCTGTGCGATCGCGGGCGTTACAACGTCGGCTTCTATGAGTCTCCGGACCGGCTGACGCAGCCGCTCTACCGAAAGTCTGGCAGCTTCACCCAGATCGGCTGGGACGACGCAATCATCTTATGGGCCGAGGCGATACGCCACGCAATCGCCGCGCGGGGGCCCGCGAGCGTCGGGGCGATCGGCGGCGGGAGGCTGACCAACGAAGAGGCCTTCGCGCTGCAGCACGTCTTTCGTGCGCTTGGCGTCGCCAATCTCGACTGGCGCGCCGGCCTGCAGCGTCAGGCGACGCCCGGTGCGCGCGGCGCCTCGCTGTCGGCGGTGGACGGCGCCGAAGTGATCGTCGTCGCCGGTGAGCCCCCCGCCGAACGCGCGCCTGTGTTCTGGCTGCGTCTGCGGAAGGCGGCGCTGCGCAACCGCGCGCGAATCGTCCACGCGCGCAACGCCGACGCGGCCCGCGAGGCGGTAAGAGATGCGACGCGCGTCGCGCTGATCTGGGACGGCGTCGATCCGGCGATCGGCAAGGGCTACGTGCAGGCGCTATCCGGCGTGCCGGAGCTCGCGACGTTCATCACCGGCGAACAGAGCAATGCTCGAGGAGCCGAGGCGATGGGCATGCTGCCGCACAGCGGTCCCGGTTACGTACCCGTCCCCGCGGGGCGCGACGCGAATGCCATGTTCGACGCCGCTCGCGCGGGCGAAATGGCGATGCTCGCGATACTCGGCGCGAATCCGGTGCGCAACGCCGCCGATCCGGAGGCTGTCGCGCGTGCGCTCGAGCACACGCCGTTCGTCGTCGTCAGCGAGCTCTTCATGACCGACACCGCCGCGCTCGCGACGCTGGTGCTGCCGGCCAAGGGCGCGTTCGAAAAGTATGGGACCACGACCAATCTCGCGGGCGACCTGCTGCCGAACAACGCGTCGCTGCAGGCTCCCGACGTCGCGCTCTCCGATCTCGAGATGCTGAGCGCGCTCGCCGAGCAGCTCGGCGCGCCGCTGCCGGCGATGGGGGAGATCGAGAGCGCGGTGATCGCTAACGTGGCCAACCCGCCGCGGGATTTCACACTCGGCGACGACCGGTTTGCGGATGCTTCGACTGCAATTAGCACAGGAACTTCGACTTCGCTCAGTACAGGCCCAAATGCAAGGCGGGCGAGCAAAATTCTGTCCGGCGGCGGCACGTGGCTGCACGATCCGTGGCTCGCGCGCATGCGCGAAGAGGTTTCATAG